One segment of Colias croceus chromosome 15, ilColCroc2.1 DNA contains the following:
- the LOC123697676 gene encoding cytidine deaminase-like: protein MSNTQVNSFTVRDFSSLSDTVQNLIREAVEIRKRAYCPYSNFAVGAALITEEDSKVYSGCNIENSTMTPSICAERAAIPKAVCDGYLKFKTIAVVAHQQDSYTAPCGVCRQALSEFRGSDGDIEIYLSKPTMDKVLCTKLSEILPLSFVSFKEDNVIS, encoded by the exons ATGTCAAATACGCAAGTGAACTCTTTTACCGTACGAGACTTTAGCTCTTTAA GTGACActgtacaaaatttaattcggGAAGCAGTTGAAATACGGAAAAGGGCGTACTGTCCGTATTCAAATTTCGCCGTGGGCGCGGCGTTAATTACGGAAGAAGATTCGAAGGTTTACTCCGGATGTAATATAGAGAATTCTACTATGACACCTTCCATTTGTGCAGAGCGAGCAGCGATTCCAAAAGCTGTGTGTGACggttatttaaagtttaagactatagcagtggtggctcatcAGCAGGATTCATACACAGCCCCGTGTGGTGTGTGCAGACAGGCTCTTAGTGAATTCCGTGGGAGCGACGGTgacattgaaatatatttaagcaAACCGACTATGGACAAAGTTCTGTGCACAAAATTGTCAGAAATTTTACCGCTTTCGTTCGTCAGTTTTAAGGAAGATAATGTTATTTCGTAA